One part of the Moorena sp. SIOASIH genome encodes these proteins:
- a CDS encoding type I polyketide synthase encodes MNDISQTNEQKFSPKQVLKALKEMRTRLEVVNQAKTEPIAIIGMGCRFPGGANDPSKYWSLLQGGRDAISQVPPQRWDVNAYYEPDSVAPGKVYTKEGGYIEQQVDQFDADFFSISPREAVSIDPQQRLLLEVTWEALENAGQKWIGLRESKTGVFIGISTDDYAELSHKYQNHQNSTDAYSCMGSTRSVAVGRISHLLGLQGPNIQLDTACSSSLVAVHLACQSLRSQECNLALAGGVNLILSPTSTIARCQMKALSPDGRCKAFDSSANGYGQGEGCGVVVLKRLSDAIADRDLVLATIRGSAINHDGPSSGLTVPNRMAQQRVIQEALTNAKLEPHQVSYFEAHGTGTSLGDPIEIEALAKIHCKDRPFNQPLIVGSVKTNIGHLEAAAGVSSLIKVVLSLQYQEIPPHLHLKQLNPYVNWDKLPIKIPTSLIPWSSGEEPRIAGISSFGMSGTNAHLIVGEAPVQLKTQNLKTENKTERPFHILTLSAKTKTALDQLVSRYQNYLETYSESSLADICYIANTGRAKFNYRLAVMASTTYEVVYKLKQQQTEAEVAEVFSGKLAKSSRLPKVGFLFTGQGSQYVNMGRQLYQKAPTFREAINQCNEIINTVETFQETSLREILYPGNDSLDSSLLGQTAYTQPALFAIEYALFKLWESWGIKPDVVMGHSVGEYVAATVAGVFSVEDGLKLIAARGAIMQKSPTGGEMVSVIASESKVRALLEPYTEKVTIAAINGPENTVISGESEAVRAIATNLESAGIKTKFLQVSHAFHSPMMEPILAEFKTVAKEITYSQPRIPLISNVTGQQVGAEISSAEYWVNHIRQPVRFAQSMITLYQKKCQLFLEIGPKPILLGMGRQCLPEGAAVWLPSLRPGIDEWQQMLSSLGQLYVKGTPIDWSGFDQDYVRHKVALPTYPFQRQRYWVENSPSRDKTTKQLSAKNSSPVTELLDLGDYKQLTAMLSGNGSLTAVEVVQQLIGHHQKALAQAALRDCLYQIQWQLKPSALAPESPSQPGQWLIIEGEETVAQKLAERLQHQGQSCQIVGKPPQDYSQLLHRVQEETEEPLVGIIYLTRKESKEVPSQAETTCQSLLGLIRALVQQDEPTVAKVWVVTAGAVALGEHPISVAQTPVWGMGKVASLEHPELWGGLIDLEPDETAEAGITCLLRELLNPDAEDQVVYRKGERYVPRLVSSSPSTSKKFKVEPTGSYLITGGLGSLGLKVANWLVQQGARHLLLFSRKGLTEKVKPAVEELQKAGAKVSVIAADVAEQTDMERVWQQMQAEGNPLKGIVHAAGVAGGLGVIEELTPEAWEEMLRPKVKGGWNLHQLCEKENLDFFVCFSSIASVWGSKGQAHYAAANQFLDGLMHYRNSLGLPGLAINWGPWAGGGMATAEAQELLAQMGVETLSPELAISALEQLLSGDEVQVTVSRNDWSRFKTMYALKGPRPFLELIATVTEEVEAKTDIAPSLRQRLEAVTETQRRKVLQQALQEEVAQVLGLPMTNKPDPEVGFFEMGMDSLMAVELQERLSKLLGVNLSSTLIFDFPNIKKLEKYIINQHLVKVDLFEAETDQDEQEGEIVEANLLTEIKESSNQELESSIDQILESIIN; translated from the coding sequence ATGAACGATATTTCTCAAACAAACGAACAAAAGTTTTCACCTAAACAAGTCCTTAAAGCTCTAAAGGAAATGCGAACTAGGCTTGAAGTAGTAAATCAAGCCAAAACTGAACCAATCGCTATAATTGGCATGGGCTGTCGATTTCCCGGAGGTGCTAATGATCCATCTAAATATTGGTCTTTATTACAGGGTGGGAGAGATGCGATATCACAAGTACCACCTCAACGATGGGATGTTAATGCCTACTACGAGCCAGACTCAGTAGCTCCAGGGAAAGTTTACACCAAAGAAGGTGGATATATTGAACAACAAGTTGACCAGTTTGATGCCGATTTTTTTAGCATTTCTCCTCGGGAAGCAGTGAGTATAGACCCTCAGCAAAGACTGCTTTTAGAAGTGACATGGGAAGCATTGGAAAATGCTGGACAAAAGTGGATTGGACTTAGAGAAAGCAAGACTGGTGTATTCATAGGAATCTCTACAGACGACTATGCTGAACTTAGTCATAAGTACCAAAATCATCAAAATTCTACAGATGCTTATTCATGTATGGGCTCAACTAGAAGTGTTGCTGTAGGTCGTATTTCTCATTTACTTGGTTTACAAGGACCGAATATACAACTAGACACAGCTTGTTCAAGTTCTTTAGTTGCAGTTCATCTAGCTTGTCAAAGTCTACGTTCACAGGAGTGCAACTTAGCATTAGCAGGAGGAGTCAATCTCATTTTATCGCCAACGAGCACTATTGCTCGTTGCCAAATGAAAGCACTATCTCCTGATGGTCGTTGCAAAGCTTTTGATAGCTCTGCAAATGGTTATGGTCAAGGAGAAGGTTGTGGTGTTGTAGTGTTGAAGCGTTTATCCGATGCTATAGCTGATCGCGATTTAGTTTTGGCAACAATCCGAGGCTCGGCAATTAATCACGATGGTCCGAGTAGTGGTCTGACAGTTCCGAATAGAATGGCTCAACAGAGAGTGATTCAAGAAGCCTTGACAAATGCTAAGTTGGAACCTCATCAAGTTAGCTATTTTGAGGCTCATGGGACTGGGACTTCTTTGGGAGACCCGATAGAGATAGAAGCTTTAGCCAAAATACACTGTAAAGACCGTCCTTTTAATCAACCATTAATAGTTGGTTCGGTGAAGACCAATATTGGTCATTTAGAGGCAGCAGCAGGCGTATCGTCTTTGATCAAGGTGGTTTTATCGCTTCAGTATCAGGAAATACCACCGCATTTGCACTTAAAACAACTAAATCCCTATGTAAATTGGGATAAATTACCAATAAAAATTCCTACATCACTAATACCTTGGTCTTCTGGAGAAGAACCAAGAATAGCAGGGATTAGTTCTTTTGGCATGAGTGGAACTAATGCTCATCTTATTGTAGGAGAAGCCCCAGTTCAACTCAAAACTCAAAACTTAAAAACAGAAAATAAAACTGAGCGTCCGTTCCATATATTAACCCTATCAGCTAAGACAAAAACAGCTCTAGATCAATTAGTTAGTCGTTATCAAAATTATCTAGAAACCTATTCAGAATCTAGTCTCGCTGATATTTGTTACATAGCCAACACAGGAAGAGCCAAATTCAACTATCGACTAGCCGTGATGGCCTCAACCACTTATGAAGTAGTATATAAACTAAAGCAACAGCAAACAGAAGCGGAAGTAGCAGAAGTATTCTCAGGAAAACTAGCAAAAAGTAGCCGTTTACCGAAAGTAGGCTTTCTGTTCACAGGTCAAGGTTCCCAGTATGTGAATATGGGAAGGCAGTTGTACCAAAAAGCACCAACTTTCCGTGAAGCAATTAACCAGTGTAACGAAATTATCAACACTGTCGAAACGTTCCAAGAAACGTCATTACGAGAAATCCTCTATCCAGGAAACGATTCATTAGATTCATCCCTACTAGGCCAAACAGCTTATACCCAACCAGCTTTATTTGCCATAGAATATGCCTTATTTAAACTATGGGAATCCTGGGGGATTAAACCAGATGTAGTCATGGGTCACAGTGTGGGTGAATATGTAGCAGCAACAGTAGCAGGAGTCTTCAGTGTAGAAGATGGTCTGAAACTAATTGCAGCCAGAGGTGCTATAATGCAAAAATCACCTACTGGTGGCGAGATGGTATCAGTCATAGCATCAGAATCAAAAGTAAGAGCACTCCTAGAACCATATACAGAAAAGGTGACTATTGCGGCCATCAACGGACCAGAAAATACAGTAATTTCTGGGGAGTCGGAAGCAGTAAGAGCGATCGCAACTAATCTAGAATCAGCAGGAATCAAAACCAAATTTTTACAGGTATCCCATGCTTTCCATTCCCCTATGATGGAACCGATTTTGGCAGAGTTTAAAACAGTAGCCAAGGAAATAACCTATAGTCAGCCTCGCATACCACTGATATCAAATGTCACTGGCCAACAAGTGGGTGCAGAGATTAGTTCTGCTGAATATTGGGTAAATCATATCCGGCAACCAGTGCGGTTTGCCCAGAGTATGATCACTTTGTATCAAAAGAAATGCCAACTGTTCCTAGAAATCGGACCTAAACCAATATTATTAGGGATGGGAAGGCAATGTTTACCAGAGGGAGCAGCTGTGTGGTTGCCATCATTGCGTCCGGGAATTGATGAATGGCAACAGATGTTGTCTAGTTTAGGACAGTTATATGTAAAGGGAACCCCAATAGATTGGTCAGGATTTGACCAAGATTATGTTCGTCACAAAGTCGCCTTACCTACCTATCCCTTCCAACGACAAAGGTATTGGGTAGAAAATTCTCCAAGCAGGGACAAAACAACAAAACAGTTATCGGCTAAAAACTCTTCTCCTGTAACTGAGCTCCTTGACCTAGGAGACTACAAGCAGTTGACAGCAATGCTGTCAGGAAACGGCTCCTTGACAGCAGTTGAAGTCGTGCAGCAACTGATTGGCCATCATCAAAAAGCACTGGCACAAGCAGCTCTGAGGGATTGTTTATACCAGATACAGTGGCAACTAAAGCCTTCAGCCCTAGCTCCAGAAAGCCCTTCCCAGCCTGGTCAATGGCTAATTATCGAGGGTGAGGAAACTGTAGCACAGAAGTTAGCAGAGCGACTCCAGCACCAAGGGCAGAGCTGCCAGATTGTTGGAAAGCCCCCTCAAGACTATTCACAACTATTGCATCGAGTTCAAGAAGAAACCGAGGAGCCGTTGGTAGGAATTATATATTTAACCCGTAAGGAAAGTAAGGAAGTCCCTTCTCAAGCAGAAACTACCTGCCAAAGCTTGCTAGGACTAATAAGAGCCTTAGTGCAACAAGACGAGCCAACTGTAGCAAAAGTCTGGGTAGTCACAGCAGGAGCAGTAGCCTTGGGAGAGCATCCTATATCTGTGGCTCAGACGCCTGTGTGGGGAATGGGCAAGGTTGCGTCACTCGAACACCCTGAGTTGTGGGGAGGATTAATCGACCTAGAGCCGGATGAAACCGCAGAAGCTGGAATAACATGTCTTCTAAGAGAACTCCTGAACCCTGATGCTGAAGACCAAGTGGTATACCGTAAGGGAGAACGTTATGTGCCCCGGTTAGTTTCCAGTTCGCCTTCAACATCGAAGAAGTTCAAAGTAGAGCCAACGGGAAGCTATCTGATCACAGGTGGATTGGGAAGCTTGGGGCTGAAAGTGGCAAATTGGTTAGTCCAACAGGGAGCCCGCCATCTGCTCCTGTTCAGTAGGAAGGGTCTGACAGAGAAGGTGAAGCCAGCTGTGGAAGAACTACAAAAGGCAGGGGCTAAAGTCAGTGTCATAGCAGCGGATGTGGCGGAACAGACAGACATGGAACGAGTCTGGCAGCAGATGCAAGCAGAGGGGAATCCTCTCAAAGGGATTGTTCATGCCGCAGGAGTAGCAGGAGGATTAGGTGTTATCGAAGAGTTGACGCCGGAAGCGTGGGAGGAAATGCTACGTCCCAAAGTCAAGGGGGGATGGAATCTACATCAGCTCTGTGAGAAGGAAAATCTGGATTTCTTCGTGTGCTTCTCCTCCATTGCCTCAGTGTGGGGCTCAAAAGGTCAGGCTCATTATGCAGCAGCGAATCAGTTCCTGGATGGGCTGATGCACTATCGTAACTCCCTGGGCTTACCGGGATTAGCGATAAATTGGGGACCCTGGGCAGGGGGTGGCATGGCAACAGCTGAGGCTCAAGAATTGTTGGCTCAAATGGGAGTAGAAACCCTCTCACCGGAGTTGGCAATTTCTGCCTTGGAGCAGCTGCTTTCAGGTGACGAAGTTCAGGTGACAGTTAGTCGCAATGACTGGTCTCGCTTCAAAACTATGTATGCCCTCAAGGGTCCTCGTCCATTCCTAGAGCTCATAGCTACTGTGACTGAAGAGGTTGAGGCTAAGACGGATATCGCCCCCAGTTTACGACAAAGGCTGGAGGCTGTAACCGAAACTCAGAGGAGGAAAGTGCTGCAACAAGCACTACAAGAGGAAGTTGCCCAGGTTTTAGGTTTACCCATGACAAACAAACCAGACCCAGAGGTAGGATTTTTCGAGATGGGGATGGACTCGCTGATGGCAGTAGAGTTACAGGAGCGACTGAGCAAGCTTTTAGGAGTGAATTTATCTTCAACTTTAATCTTTGATTTTCCTAACATTAAAAAGTTGGAGAAATATATAATCAACCAGCATCTTGTCAAAGTTGACCTTTTTGAAGCAGAAACTGATCAAGATGAACAAGAAGGGGAGATAGTGGAAGCTAACCTTCTAACCGAGATCAAGGAATCATCTAATCAAGAGCTTGAAAGCTCAATTGATCAAATATTGGAATCAATAATCAATTGA